In one Electrophorus electricus isolate fEleEle1 chromosome 21, fEleEle1.pri, whole genome shotgun sequence genomic region, the following are encoded:
- the mtss1lb gene encoding protein MTSS 2 isoform X6 has product MDSINMETVEKECGALGGLFQAIVNDMKCSYPVWEDFSAKATKLHAQLRTTVLAAVAFLDAFQKVADMATNTRGATRDIGSALTRMCMRHRSIEAKLRHFTNALMESLINPLQERIEDWKKTANQLDKDHAKEYKRSRHEIKKKSSDTMKLQKKARKELQGRGDLQPQLDSAMQDVNDMYLLMEETEKQAVRRALVEERGRFCTFISLLQPVVNGEIAMLGEITHLQAIIDDLTVLTTDPHKLPPASEQVIKDLKGSDYSWSYQTPPASPSSSGSRKSSMCSLAQPPPGGAHRLSSVSSHDSGFVSQDANVYSKPPSPMPSDITSQKSSSSASSEASETCQSVSECSSPTADWSKAGPHEQPLVNTLQRRKEPLDRLRESEALPQSQGYAGMHPDDPQRLRMTPTTIAAKHGEEVSPAASELAMVLTRGLSVEQQKSSRDSLQYSSGYSTQTTTPSCSEDTIPSQGSDYDCYSVNGDTEADGQADFDKSSTIPRHSNIAQNYRRMIQTKRPASTAGIPTGMSGQGGASAGSGSAGGAGTPGTATIRRTPSTKPGVRRTLSNAGPIPIRPPIVPVKTPTVPDSPGGYPGPPTRVGSEECVFYVADDASPGALEYVKASPKRLSLPNTAWGAGGMAALEMSVYGQPGEEDQLLAANRHSLVEKIGELVASAHALGEGQFPFPTFPEQAPPGPQAQADPQAPQEGEDMLVSIRRGVRLRKTVSNDRSAPRIL; this is encoded by the exons GTGCCACGCGGGACATCGGCTCGGCGCTCACCCGCATGTGCATGCGCCATCGCAGCATCGAGGCCAAGCTGCGCCACTTCACCAA TGCTCTCATGGAAAGCCTGATAAACCCTTTGCAGGAGCGAATTGAGGACTGGAAGAAAACAGCCAATCAACTGGACAAAGACCATGCCAAAG AGTATAAACGGTCTCGTCATGAGATAAAGAAGAAATCATCCGACACGATGAAACTGCAGAAGAAGGCACGGAAAG AACTGCAGG GCCGAGGGGACCTGCAGCCTCAGCTGGACAGTGCCATGCAGGATGTGAACGACATGTACCTGCTGATGGAGGAGACGGAAAAGCAGGCGGTGCGGCGCGCTCTAGTGGAGGAGAGGGGGCGCTTCTGCACCTTCATCAGTCTCCTGCAGCCTGTAGTG aaTGGAGAAATTGCCATGCTGGGAGAGATCACCCATCTCCAGGCCATTATTGATGACCTCACTGTGCTAACCACGGACCCGCACAAACTGCCCCCTGCTAGTGAGCAG GTGATTAAAGACCTAAAGGGGTCGGACTATAGCTGGTCCTACCAGACCCCTCCGGCATCTCCGAGCAGCTCCGGGTCGAGGAAAAGCAGCATGTgcag CCTGGCCCAGCCGCCACCAGGGGGCGCTCACCGTCTCAGCAGCGTCTCCTCTCACGATTCCGGCTTCGTCTCACAGGACGCCAACGTTTACTCCAAGCCGCCCTCACCCATGCCCTCGGACATTACCAGCCAG AAGTCATCGAGTTCAGCGTCCTCTGAGGCTTCTGAAACATGCCAGTCAGTGAGTGAATGCAGCTCTCCCACGGCA GATTGGTCAAAGGCAGGTCCGCATGAGCAACCATTGGTCAACACGCTCCAGAGGAGGAAGGAGCCCCTGGATAGGCTGAGGGAGTCAGAGGCATTGCCCCAATCGCAGGGCTACGCTGGGATGCATCCCGATGACCCCCAGAGGCTGAGGATGACCCCTACTACTATAGCAGCTAAG CACGGTGAGGAGGTGTCTCCAGCGGCCAGCGAACTGGCCATGGTGCTGACTCGCGGCCTGAGCGTGGAGCAGCAGAAGAGCAGCCGTGACTCGCTTCAGTACTCCAGCGGGTACAGCACACAGACCACCACGCCATCATGCTCCGAGGACACCATTCCCTCCCAGG GCTCTGACTACGATTGCTACTCTGTAAACGGAGACACTGAAGCTGACGGGCAGGCCGATTTTGATAAGTCCTCCACTATACCGCGCCACAGTAACATTGCCCAGAATTATCGGCGCATGATTCAGACCAAGCGGCCTGCCAGCACGGCTGGCATTCCCACTGGGATGTCTGGTCAGGGCGGCGCTTCGGCCGGGAGCGGCAGTGCTGGGGGAGCAGGCACTCCGGGCACAGCCACCATCCGCCGAACCCCCTCCACCAAGCCCGGCGTAAGACGCACCCTGTCCAATGCAGGCCCCATCCCTATACGCCCACCCATAGTGCCCGTCAAGACGCCCACTGTGCCCGACTCGCCCGGAGGATACCCCGGGCCGCCGACCCGTGTCGGCAGCgaggagtgtgtgttctatgtggCGGATGACGCCTCACCAGGGGCCCTGGAGTATGTGAAGGCGTCGCCCAAACGCCTGAGCCTGCCCAACACGGCCTGGGGCGCGGGTGGCATGGCCGCCCTGGAGATGAGCGTGTATGGGCAGCCAGGAGAAGAGGACCAGCTGCTCGCCGCCAACCGCCACAGCCTGGTGGAGAAGATCGGTGAGCTGGTGGCCAGTGCTCACGCACTGGGCGAGGGCCAGTTCCCCTTCCCCACTTTCCCCGAGCAGGCACCCCCGGGGCCCCAGGCCCAGGCTGACCCACAGGCCCCTCAGGAAGGCGAGGACATGCTGGTGTCCATCCGTCGTGGCGTGCGGCTGCGCAAGACCGTCTCCAATGACCGCTCGGCACCCCGCATTTTGTGA
- the mtss1lb gene encoding protein MTSS 2 isoform X7: MDSINMETVEKECGALGGLFQAIVNDMKCSYPVWEDFSAKATKLHAQLRTTVLAAVAFLDAFQKVADMATNTRGATRDIGSALTRMCMRHRSIEAKLRHFTNALMESLINPLQERIEDWKKTANQLDKDHAKEYKRSRHEIKKKSSDTMKLQKKARKGRGDLQPQLDSAMQDVNDMYLLMEETEKQAVRRALVEERGRFCTFISLLQPVVNGEIAMLGEITHLQAIIDDLTVLTTDPHKLPPASEQVIKDLKGSDYSWSYQTPPASPSSSGSRKSSMCSLAQPPPGGAHRLSSVSSHDSGFVSQDANVYSKPPSPMPSDITSQKSSSSASSEASETCQSVSECSSPTADWSKAGPHEQPLVNTLQRRKEPLDRLRESEALPQSQGYAGMHPDDPQRLRMTPTTIAAKHGEEVSPAASELAMVLTRGLSVEQQKSSRDSLQYSSGYSTQTTTPSCSEDTIPSQGSDYDCYSVNGDTEADGQADFDKSSTIPRHSNIAQNYRRMIQTKRPASTAGIPTGMSGQGGASAGSGSAGGAGTPGTATIRRTPSTKPGVRRTLSNAGPIPIRPPIVPVKTPTVPDSPGGYPGPPTRVGSEECVFYVADDASPGALEYVKASPKRLSLPNTAWGAGGMAALEMSVYGQPGEEDQLLAANRHSLVEKIGELVASAHALGEGQFPFPTFPEQAPPGPQAQADPQAPQEGEDMLVSIRRGVRLRKTVSNDRSAPRIL, translated from the exons GTGCCACGCGGGACATCGGCTCGGCGCTCACCCGCATGTGCATGCGCCATCGCAGCATCGAGGCCAAGCTGCGCCACTTCACCAA TGCTCTCATGGAAAGCCTGATAAACCCTTTGCAGGAGCGAATTGAGGACTGGAAGAAAACAGCCAATCAACTGGACAAAGACCATGCCAAAG AGTATAAACGGTCTCGTCATGAGATAAAGAAGAAATCATCCGACACGATGAAACTGCAGAAGAAGGCACGGAAAG GCCGAGGGGACCTGCAGCCTCAGCTGGACAGTGCCATGCAGGATGTGAACGACATGTACCTGCTGATGGAGGAGACGGAAAAGCAGGCGGTGCGGCGCGCTCTAGTGGAGGAGAGGGGGCGCTTCTGCACCTTCATCAGTCTCCTGCAGCCTGTAGTG aaTGGAGAAATTGCCATGCTGGGAGAGATCACCCATCTCCAGGCCATTATTGATGACCTCACTGTGCTAACCACGGACCCGCACAAACTGCCCCCTGCTAGTGAGCAG GTGATTAAAGACCTAAAGGGGTCGGACTATAGCTGGTCCTACCAGACCCCTCCGGCATCTCCGAGCAGCTCCGGGTCGAGGAAAAGCAGCATGTgcag CCTGGCCCAGCCGCCACCAGGGGGCGCTCACCGTCTCAGCAGCGTCTCCTCTCACGATTCCGGCTTCGTCTCACAGGACGCCAACGTTTACTCCAAGCCGCCCTCACCCATGCCCTCGGACATTACCAGCCAG AAGTCATCGAGTTCAGCGTCCTCTGAGGCTTCTGAAACATGCCAGTCAGTGAGTGAATGCAGCTCTCCCACGGCA GATTGGTCAAAGGCAGGTCCGCATGAGCAACCATTGGTCAACACGCTCCAGAGGAGGAAGGAGCCCCTGGATAGGCTGAGGGAGTCAGAGGCATTGCCCCAATCGCAGGGCTACGCTGGGATGCATCCCGATGACCCCCAGAGGCTGAGGATGACCCCTACTACTATAGCAGCTAAG CACGGTGAGGAGGTGTCTCCAGCGGCCAGCGAACTGGCCATGGTGCTGACTCGCGGCCTGAGCGTGGAGCAGCAGAAGAGCAGCCGTGACTCGCTTCAGTACTCCAGCGGGTACAGCACACAGACCACCACGCCATCATGCTCCGAGGACACCATTCCCTCCCAGG GCTCTGACTACGATTGCTACTCTGTAAACGGAGACACTGAAGCTGACGGGCAGGCCGATTTTGATAAGTCCTCCACTATACCGCGCCACAGTAACATTGCCCAGAATTATCGGCGCATGATTCAGACCAAGCGGCCTGCCAGCACGGCTGGCATTCCCACTGGGATGTCTGGTCAGGGCGGCGCTTCGGCCGGGAGCGGCAGTGCTGGGGGAGCAGGCACTCCGGGCACAGCCACCATCCGCCGAACCCCCTCCACCAAGCCCGGCGTAAGACGCACCCTGTCCAATGCAGGCCCCATCCCTATACGCCCACCCATAGTGCCCGTCAAGACGCCCACTGTGCCCGACTCGCCCGGAGGATACCCCGGGCCGCCGACCCGTGTCGGCAGCgaggagtgtgtgttctatgtggCGGATGACGCCTCACCAGGGGCCCTGGAGTATGTGAAGGCGTCGCCCAAACGCCTGAGCCTGCCCAACACGGCCTGGGGCGCGGGTGGCATGGCCGCCCTGGAGATGAGCGTGTATGGGCAGCCAGGAGAAGAGGACCAGCTGCTCGCCGCCAACCGCCACAGCCTGGTGGAGAAGATCGGTGAGCTGGTGGCCAGTGCTCACGCACTGGGCGAGGGCCAGTTCCCCTTCCCCACTTTCCCCGAGCAGGCACCCCCGGGGCCCCAGGCCCAGGCTGACCCACAGGCCCCTCAGGAAGGCGAGGACATGCTGGTGTCCATCCGTCGTGGCGTGCGGCTGCGCAAGACCGTCTCCAATGACCGCTCGGCACCCCGCATTTTGTGA
- the mtss1lb gene encoding protein MTSS 2 isoform X3, whose translation MDSINMETVEKECGALGGLFQAIVNDMKCSYPVWEDFSAKATKLHAQLRTTVLAAVAFLDAFQKVADMATNTRGATRDIGSALTRMCMRHRSIEAKLRHFTNALMESLINPLQERIEDWKKTANQLDKDHAKEYKRSRHEIKKKSSDTMKLQKKARKELQGRGDLQPQLDSAMQDVNDMYLLMEETEKQAVRRALVEERGRFCTFISLLQPVVNGEIAMLGEITHLQAIIDDLTVLTTDPHKLPPASEQVIKDLKGSDYSWSYQTPPASPSSSGSRKSSMCSSVNSTHSSASRSSGGSQTHSPSSSCRYRSLAQPPPGGAHRLSSVSSHDSGFVSQDANVYSKPPSPMPSDITSQKSSSSASSEASETCQSVSECSSPTADWSKAGPHEQPLVNTLQRRKEPLDRLRESEALPQSQGYAGMHPDDPQRLRMTPTTIAAKHGEEVSPAASELAMVLTRGLSVEQQKSSRDSLQYSSGYSTQTTTPSCSEDTIPSQGSDYDCYSVNGDTEADGQADFDKSSTIPRHSNIAQNYRRMIQTKRPASTAGIPTGMSGQGGASAGSGSAGGAGTPGTATIRRTPSTKPGVRRTLSNAGPIPIRPPIVPVKTPTVPDSPGGYPGPPTRVGSEECVFYVADDASPGALEYVKASPKRLSLPNTAWGAGGMAALEMSVYGQPGEEDQLLAANRHSLVEKIGELVASAHALGEGQFPFPTFPEQAPPGPQAQADPQAPQEGEDMLVSIRRGVRLRKTVSNDRSAPRIL comes from the exons GTGCCACGCGGGACATCGGCTCGGCGCTCACCCGCATGTGCATGCGCCATCGCAGCATCGAGGCCAAGCTGCGCCACTTCACCAA TGCTCTCATGGAAAGCCTGATAAACCCTTTGCAGGAGCGAATTGAGGACTGGAAGAAAACAGCCAATCAACTGGACAAAGACCATGCCAAAG AGTATAAACGGTCTCGTCATGAGATAAAGAAGAAATCATCCGACACGATGAAACTGCAGAAGAAGGCACGGAAAG AACTGCAGG GCCGAGGGGACCTGCAGCCTCAGCTGGACAGTGCCATGCAGGATGTGAACGACATGTACCTGCTGATGGAGGAGACGGAAAAGCAGGCGGTGCGGCGCGCTCTAGTGGAGGAGAGGGGGCGCTTCTGCACCTTCATCAGTCTCCTGCAGCCTGTAGTG aaTGGAGAAATTGCCATGCTGGGAGAGATCACCCATCTCCAGGCCATTATTGATGACCTCACTGTGCTAACCACGGACCCGCACAAACTGCCCCCTGCTAGTGAGCAG GTGATTAAAGACCTAAAGGGGTCGGACTATAGCTGGTCCTACCAGACCCCTCCGGCATCTCCGAGCAGCTCCGGGTCGAGGAAAAGCAGCATGTgcag CAGCGTGAACAGCACCCACAGTAGTGCCTCCCGCTCCTCGGGAGGCTCTCAGACTCACTCACCCAGTTCATCCTGTCGCTACCGCAGCCTGGCCCAGCCGCCACCAGGGGGCGCTCACCGTCTCAGCAGCGTCTCCTCTCACGATTCCGGCTTCGTCTCACAGGACGCCAACGTTTACTCCAAGCCGCCCTCACCCATGCCCTCGGACATTACCAGCCAG AAGTCATCGAGTTCAGCGTCCTCTGAGGCTTCTGAAACATGCCAGTCAGTGAGTGAATGCAGCTCTCCCACGGCA GATTGGTCAAAGGCAGGTCCGCATGAGCAACCATTGGTCAACACGCTCCAGAGGAGGAAGGAGCCCCTGGATAGGCTGAGGGAGTCAGAGGCATTGCCCCAATCGCAGGGCTACGCTGGGATGCATCCCGATGACCCCCAGAGGCTGAGGATGACCCCTACTACTATAGCAGCTAAG CACGGTGAGGAGGTGTCTCCAGCGGCCAGCGAACTGGCCATGGTGCTGACTCGCGGCCTGAGCGTGGAGCAGCAGAAGAGCAGCCGTGACTCGCTTCAGTACTCCAGCGGGTACAGCACACAGACCACCACGCCATCATGCTCCGAGGACACCATTCCCTCCCAGG GCTCTGACTACGATTGCTACTCTGTAAACGGAGACACTGAAGCTGACGGGCAGGCCGATTTTGATAAGTCCTCCACTATACCGCGCCACAGTAACATTGCCCAGAATTATCGGCGCATGATTCAGACCAAGCGGCCTGCCAGCACGGCTGGCATTCCCACTGGGATGTCTGGTCAGGGCGGCGCTTCGGCCGGGAGCGGCAGTGCTGGGGGAGCAGGCACTCCGGGCACAGCCACCATCCGCCGAACCCCCTCCACCAAGCCCGGCGTAAGACGCACCCTGTCCAATGCAGGCCCCATCCCTATACGCCCACCCATAGTGCCCGTCAAGACGCCCACTGTGCCCGACTCGCCCGGAGGATACCCCGGGCCGCCGACCCGTGTCGGCAGCgaggagtgtgtgttctatgtggCGGATGACGCCTCACCAGGGGCCCTGGAGTATGTGAAGGCGTCGCCCAAACGCCTGAGCCTGCCCAACACGGCCTGGGGCGCGGGTGGCATGGCCGCCCTGGAGATGAGCGTGTATGGGCAGCCAGGAGAAGAGGACCAGCTGCTCGCCGCCAACCGCCACAGCCTGGTGGAGAAGATCGGTGAGCTGGTGGCCAGTGCTCACGCACTGGGCGAGGGCCAGTTCCCCTTCCCCACTTTCCCCGAGCAGGCACCCCCGGGGCCCCAGGCCCAGGCTGACCCACAGGCCCCTCAGGAAGGCGAGGACATGCTGGTGTCCATCCGTCGTGGCGTGCGGCTGCGCAAGACCGTCTCCAATGACCGCTCGGCACCCCGCATTTTGTGA
- the mtss1lb gene encoding protein MTSS 2 isoform X4 — MDSINMETVEKECGALGGLFQAIVNDMKCSYPVWEDFSAKATKLHAQLRTTVLAAVAFLDAFQKVADMATNTRGATRDIGSALTRMCMRHRSIEAKLRHFTNALMESLINPLQERIEDWKKTANQLDKDHAKEYKRSRHEIKKKSSDTMKLQKKARKGRGDLQPQLDSAMQDVNDMYLLMEETEKQAVRRALVEERGRFCTFISLLQPVVNGEIAMLGEITHLQAIIDDLTVLTTDPHKLPPASEQVIKDLKGSDYSWSYQTPPASPSSSGSRKSSMCSSVNSTHSSASRSSGGSQTHSPSSSCRYRSLAQPPPGGAHRLSSVSSHDSGFVSQDANVYSKPPSPMPSDITSQKSSSSASSEASETCQSVSECSSPTADWSKAGPHEQPLVNTLQRRKEPLDRLRESEALPQSQGYAGMHPDDPQRLRMTPTTIAAKHGEEVSPAASELAMVLTRGLSVEQQKSSRDSLQYSSGYSTQTTTPSCSEDTIPSQGSDYDCYSVNGDTEADGQADFDKSSTIPRHSNIAQNYRRMIQTKRPASTAGIPTGMSGQGGASAGSGSAGGAGTPGTATIRRTPSTKPGVRRTLSNAGPIPIRPPIVPVKTPTVPDSPGGYPGPPTRVGSEECVFYVADDASPGALEYVKASPKRLSLPNTAWGAGGMAALEMSVYGQPGEEDQLLAANRHSLVEKIGELVASAHALGEGQFPFPTFPEQAPPGPQAQADPQAPQEGEDMLVSIRRGVRLRKTVSNDRSAPRIL, encoded by the exons GTGCCACGCGGGACATCGGCTCGGCGCTCACCCGCATGTGCATGCGCCATCGCAGCATCGAGGCCAAGCTGCGCCACTTCACCAA TGCTCTCATGGAAAGCCTGATAAACCCTTTGCAGGAGCGAATTGAGGACTGGAAGAAAACAGCCAATCAACTGGACAAAGACCATGCCAAAG AGTATAAACGGTCTCGTCATGAGATAAAGAAGAAATCATCCGACACGATGAAACTGCAGAAGAAGGCACGGAAAG GCCGAGGGGACCTGCAGCCTCAGCTGGACAGTGCCATGCAGGATGTGAACGACATGTACCTGCTGATGGAGGAGACGGAAAAGCAGGCGGTGCGGCGCGCTCTAGTGGAGGAGAGGGGGCGCTTCTGCACCTTCATCAGTCTCCTGCAGCCTGTAGTG aaTGGAGAAATTGCCATGCTGGGAGAGATCACCCATCTCCAGGCCATTATTGATGACCTCACTGTGCTAACCACGGACCCGCACAAACTGCCCCCTGCTAGTGAGCAG GTGATTAAAGACCTAAAGGGGTCGGACTATAGCTGGTCCTACCAGACCCCTCCGGCATCTCCGAGCAGCTCCGGGTCGAGGAAAAGCAGCATGTgcag CAGCGTGAACAGCACCCACAGTAGTGCCTCCCGCTCCTCGGGAGGCTCTCAGACTCACTCACCCAGTTCATCCTGTCGCTACCGCAGCCTGGCCCAGCCGCCACCAGGGGGCGCTCACCGTCTCAGCAGCGTCTCCTCTCACGATTCCGGCTTCGTCTCACAGGACGCCAACGTTTACTCCAAGCCGCCCTCACCCATGCCCTCGGACATTACCAGCCAG AAGTCATCGAGTTCAGCGTCCTCTGAGGCTTCTGAAACATGCCAGTCAGTGAGTGAATGCAGCTCTCCCACGGCA GATTGGTCAAAGGCAGGTCCGCATGAGCAACCATTGGTCAACACGCTCCAGAGGAGGAAGGAGCCCCTGGATAGGCTGAGGGAGTCAGAGGCATTGCCCCAATCGCAGGGCTACGCTGGGATGCATCCCGATGACCCCCAGAGGCTGAGGATGACCCCTACTACTATAGCAGCTAAG CACGGTGAGGAGGTGTCTCCAGCGGCCAGCGAACTGGCCATGGTGCTGACTCGCGGCCTGAGCGTGGAGCAGCAGAAGAGCAGCCGTGACTCGCTTCAGTACTCCAGCGGGTACAGCACACAGACCACCACGCCATCATGCTCCGAGGACACCATTCCCTCCCAGG GCTCTGACTACGATTGCTACTCTGTAAACGGAGACACTGAAGCTGACGGGCAGGCCGATTTTGATAAGTCCTCCACTATACCGCGCCACAGTAACATTGCCCAGAATTATCGGCGCATGATTCAGACCAAGCGGCCTGCCAGCACGGCTGGCATTCCCACTGGGATGTCTGGTCAGGGCGGCGCTTCGGCCGGGAGCGGCAGTGCTGGGGGAGCAGGCACTCCGGGCACAGCCACCATCCGCCGAACCCCCTCCACCAAGCCCGGCGTAAGACGCACCCTGTCCAATGCAGGCCCCATCCCTATACGCCCACCCATAGTGCCCGTCAAGACGCCCACTGTGCCCGACTCGCCCGGAGGATACCCCGGGCCGCCGACCCGTGTCGGCAGCgaggagtgtgtgttctatgtggCGGATGACGCCTCACCAGGGGCCCTGGAGTATGTGAAGGCGTCGCCCAAACGCCTGAGCCTGCCCAACACGGCCTGGGGCGCGGGTGGCATGGCCGCCCTGGAGATGAGCGTGTATGGGCAGCCAGGAGAAGAGGACCAGCTGCTCGCCGCCAACCGCCACAGCCTGGTGGAGAAGATCGGTGAGCTGGTGGCCAGTGCTCACGCACTGGGCGAGGGCCAGTTCCCCTTCCCCACTTTCCCCGAGCAGGCACCCCCGGGGCCCCAGGCCCAGGCTGACCCACAGGCCCCTCAGGAAGGCGAGGACATGCTGGTGTCCATCCGTCGTGGCGTGCGGCTGCGCAAGACCGTCTCCAATGACCGCTCGGCACCCCGCATTTTGTGA